A stretch of the Nicotiana tabacum cultivar K326 chromosome 6, ASM71507v2, whole genome shotgun sequence genome encodes the following:
- the LOC107794588 gene encoding uncharacterized protein LOC107794588, producing MSRLAPLSEVPTNEEENESSSSSKKLAQTWRNWLKTHLSLLFITKKSNLRILLSVLGCPLFPVSFLPKMPFSQVSSSAQYIIQHFTAATGCRKIEGATMKNMYVSGKVAMAIVDELGSTGSPAGSSSTGLSQKGCFVLWQMVPNKWLIELVVGGQKVVAGSDGNVAWRHIPWLGTHAAKGGIRPLRRALQGLDPLAVAAVFSAAEYIGEKKILSMDCFVLKLSANHHDLTERSDNTAEMIKHVVFGYFSQRSGLLVYVEDSYLTRIQFPGSPPTYWETTMATKVEDYRPVEGVMVAHSGCSSVIITRFGDNLKAGPAITRMEETYIIDDVAFNVPGLSIDSFIPPEGLNKTHPEESLDWRSPLHQQ from the exons atgagTCGTCTAGCACCATTATCAGAAGTGCCAACAAACGAAGAAGAAAATgaatcttcttcatcatcaaagaAATTAGCACAAACATGGAGGAACTGGCTTAAAACTCATTTGTCATTGCTCTTCATTACCAAGAAATCTAACCTCAGGATTCTCCTCAGCGTTCTTGGCTGCCCTCTCTTCCCTGTTTCTTTTCTTCCTAAAATGCCCTTTTCTCAA GTTTCGTCATCAGCTCAATACATTATTCAACACTTCACAGCAGCAACTGGCTGTAGGAAGATTGAAGGGGCAACGATGAAGAACATGTATGTCAGCGGGAAAGTTGCGATGGCCATAGTAGACGAGCTCGGATCAACTGGTTCGCCTGCCGGATCTAGCAGTACTGGCCTTTCACAAAAGGGATGTTTTGTTTTGTGGCAAATGGTACCTAACAAGTGGTTGATTGAGCTAGTTGTTGGTGGTCAGAAAGTTGTAGCTGGTAGTGATGGCAATGTGGCTTGGAGGCACATACCTTGGCTAGGTACTCATGCTGCCAAAGGCGGCATCCGCCCTCTCCGTCGTGCTCTTCAG GGGCTTGATCCACTAGCTGTAGCAGCAGTTTTCTCTGCAGCAGAATACATTGGTGAAAAGAAAATATTGAGTATGGATTGCTTTGTTCTAAAATTATCCGCGAATCACCATGACTTAACTGAAAGGAGCGATAACACAGCAGAGATGATCAAGCATGTTGTCTTTGGTTATTTCAGCCAAAGAAGTGGCTTGCTAGTTTATGTAGAAGACTCATACTTGACCAGAATTCAGTTTCCTGGTTCCCCTCCAACTTATTGGGAAACAACAATGGCTACAAAAGTCGAGGATTACCGGCCTGTAGAGGGTGTGATGGTTGCACATTCAGGTTGTTCAAGCGTGATTATCACGAGATTTGGTGACAACTTAAAGGCAGGGCCTGCAATCACCCGAATGGAAGAGACGTATATCATCGATGATGTTGCATTCAACGTCCCCGGACTCTCTATTGACTCTTTTATTCCTCCTGAAGGATTAAACAAGACGCATCCTGAGGAAAGTCTGGATTGGAGGTCACCGTTACATCAACAATAA